The following are from one region of the Corynebacterium hindlerae genome:
- a CDS encoding choice-of-anchor M domain-containing protein yields MKKLQRVVGVLLAGSLCLNPHIAVAGPNDDKSIATEEHVDSPKIFWEGDSFLLKSESSQGLKPIEETANWIGKGDTSKKQQYVWQVGDDPRLEFLGDEGDLLYWAPAAVDKGYPIWIGFGADIGIPVEQFRDESFQLDLIDFDGPGKMELFTASTEDFPVTRLLSSHDQGRRSSWINPGMHTHNETTFTRPGQYTATYRASARDLEGKLVASKPQTVAWQVGGTRPSSDGLGNIRTAYDKATEGDTSKYSFTIQPHDSSSGGKDAQYLTDLTFSTGSSSDSGTAVFYIDGYYLAEVPVKNGTATWPEMIGSQRSNFQVVYIPAGKGARWVSEPLEYERTAEGLTTQQAGNFPEPASQDPAPAFDYSDKELTDNSVTISTEPYERGEDMVAITVQPADDRISFRVRGGYYESEDAEYPDCEVNFISAPGERTQVETREGCTSPGMVLRLELTPDATTIAQRSNFSMVVPESGEVSGETKWAKSQGAESDPDPVTSAPATPTSAVPEPKETASPTAAPASPTAAPAEPAVPGKNEPTKTAEPQPDPKKPAQKCEKLRIDDGHVDLGPVMLNDKLTFALGDDSGIHFKGHATHDVSNVALVVKPHARQEIGKKGITVEKFPFLKGTGDHVWALSQSQKQGLIWPGFSSEHVPGLEKGTQVTFEIQPLEAPKDGQWWAFLTDNFGTKVQEMLASSDGPASFKRDGRVHMHNYWMFTKPGIYRMKMRTLIGSDQATEWNTVTFHVLDKGQTEIADDECAPESNPSVPGAPSLPGAPGGKDTSKGNSDLLTAGLVTAGVVAAAKVVKDLKNAAAPQKEGGSSQSAVAQGGTKSQASHTGAQQTAGTNAAPAQPGKKMLASTGANVMILIGLAMWLAGMGFAFLSLRRLRG; encoded by the coding sequence GTGAAGAAATTGCAGAGGGTTGTGGGTGTGCTCCTGGCGGGGTCCCTATGTCTCAATCCACACATCGCAGTGGCGGGGCCCAATGATGACAAGTCCATCGCTACCGAGGAACACGTAGATTCGCCCAAAATTTTCTGGGAAGGCGACAGCTTCCTCCTCAAGTCGGAAAGCTCCCAAGGGCTAAAGCCCATCGAGGAAACCGCTAACTGGATTGGGAAAGGCGACACCAGTAAGAAACAGCAGTATGTGTGGCAAGTGGGAGATGACCCGCGCCTGGAGTTCCTGGGCGACGAAGGCGACCTGCTGTACTGGGCACCTGCAGCTGTGGACAAGGGATACCCGATCTGGATCGGTTTCGGCGCCGACATTGGCATCCCCGTGGAGCAGTTCCGGGATGAATCCTTCCAACTCGATCTCATTGATTTCGACGGCCCCGGAAAGATGGAGCTGTTTACAGCTTCTACCGAGGACTTTCCTGTCACTCGGCTGCTTTCTAGCCACGATCAGGGAAGGCGCAGCTCCTGGATCAATCCAGGCATGCATACCCACAACGAAACCACCTTCACCCGGCCCGGCCAGTACACCGCCACCTACCGTGCCTCCGCGCGTGACCTCGAGGGAAAACTGGTTGCTTCCAAGCCACAAACCGTTGCTTGGCAGGTAGGCGGCACTCGCCCGAGTTCCGATGGGCTTGGCAATATCCGCACTGCTTACGACAAGGCCACGGAGGGAGACACCAGCAAATATTCCTTCACCATCCAGCCCCATGACAGTTCTTCCGGTGGAAAGGACGCGCAGTACCTCACCGATCTCACTTTCTCCACGGGCTCTAGTTCGGATTCAGGAACTGCGGTCTTTTACATCGACGGCTACTACCTGGCAGAAGTGCCGGTAAAAAATGGCACCGCTACCTGGCCGGAGATGATCGGCTCCCAGAGGAGCAACTTCCAGGTGGTGTACATTCCTGCGGGCAAGGGCGCCCGGTGGGTTTCTGAGCCCCTAGAATACGAGCGCACCGCAGAGGGCTTAACGACGCAGCAGGCCGGTAACTTCCCTGAACCGGCATCCCAGGACCCTGCACCCGCATTCGACTACAGCGATAAAGAGCTCACCGATAACTCCGTCACCATCTCCACCGAACCCTATGAGCGTGGTGAGGATATGGTCGCCATTACCGTACAGCCAGCAGATGATCGGATTTCTTTCCGAGTCCGGGGTGGATATTACGAGTCTGAGGATGCGGAATACCCAGATTGCGAAGTCAACTTCATCTCGGCTCCTGGGGAGAGGACCCAGGTGGAAACGCGGGAAGGCTGCACAAGCCCTGGGATGGTGCTGCGCCTAGAACTCACCCCGGATGCCACCACCATCGCGCAGCGCAGCAACTTCAGCATGGTTGTTCCAGAATCAGGTGAAGTGTCGGGTGAAACAAAATGGGCTAAATCACAGGGCGCGGAAAGCGACCCCGATCCGGTAACTTCAGCGCCGGCCACGCCTACCTCTGCTGTTCCTGAGCCGAAAGAAACCGCTTCGCCAACTGCTGCGCCCGCTTCGCCAACTGCTGCGCCCGCAGAGCCTGCCGTCCCCGGGAAAAACGAGCCAACCAAGACAGCGGAGCCTCAGCCGGATCCTAAGAAACCAGCACAGAAATGCGAGAAGCTTCGCATTGACGACGGCCACGTCGACCTAGGCCCCGTCATGCTGAACGACAAGCTGACATTTGCACTGGGGGATGATTCCGGAATCCACTTTAAAGGGCATGCCACCCACGACGTGTCGAATGTTGCGCTGGTGGTCAAGCCACATGCTCGTCAGGAAATCGGTAAGAAAGGCATCACAGTAGAAAAATTCCCCTTCTTGAAGGGAACCGGTGACCATGTGTGGGCGCTATCCCAGTCTCAAAAGCAAGGACTGATTTGGCCCGGGTTCTCCTCTGAACACGTTCCTGGTTTGGAAAAAGGCACTCAGGTGACCTTTGAGATTCAACCACTGGAAGCGCCCAAGGACGGTCAGTGGTGGGCGTTTCTTACCGACAACTTCGGAACTAAAGTCCAGGAGATGCTGGCCAGCTCCGACGGCCCCGCGTCCTTCAAACGGGACGGTCGCGTACACATGCACAACTATTGGATGTTCACTAAGCCGGGAATCTATCGCATGAAGATGCGTACCCTTATCGGCTCAGATCAAGCAACTGAATGGAACACGGTGACTTTCCACGTCCTGGATAAAGGGCAAACGGAAATTGCCGACGACGAATGCGCTCCCGAAAGCAATCCGAGCGTACCGGGGGCTCCGAGCTTACCGGGGGCTCCAGGCGGCAAGGATACCTCCAAAGGAAATTCGGACCTGCTCACTGCTGGCCTGGTTACCGCTGGCGTGGTCGCAGCTGCCAAAGTAGTCAAGGATCTGAAAAACGCTGCGGCACCCCAGAAGGAAGGGGGAAGCAGCCAGTCTGCAGTGGCCCAGGGCGGAACTAAATCACAAGCGTCACACACAGGAGCGCAGCAAACTGCTGGCACCAATGCTGCCCCAGCACAACCCGGCAAAAAGATGCTTGCTTCCACAGGTGCCAACGTGATGATTCTGATTGGTCTTGCGATGTGGTTGGCCGGTATGGGGTTTGCGTTCCTGTCGCTGCGTAGGCTGCGTGGATAG
- a CDS encoding mycothiol-dependent nitroreductase Rv2466c family protein — translation MNSEVTFWFDVSCPFCWITSRWIKEVEQVRDVTVRWVPMSLSVLNDGRDLDPEYMKMMEANWGPARVFAAVATQHPEKVDELYTTLGTLVHNDGNGGRKGFGGYDELIPVALEKVGLPAALAEVANTEEWDDALREFHQGAMDEVGDEVGTPVVKLGDTAFFGPVLTRIPRGEEAGRIFDGAFALAGHPHFFELKRTRTEKPQFD, via the coding sequence ATGAATTCTGAAGTGACGTTTTGGTTCGACGTATCCTGCCCGTTTTGCTGGATAACCTCCCGCTGGATCAAGGAGGTCGAGCAGGTGCGCGACGTCACGGTGCGTTGGGTGCCAATGTCGCTTTCCGTGCTTAACGACGGCCGGGACTTGGATCCTGAGTACATGAAGATGATGGAAGCTAACTGGGGTCCAGCGCGGGTGTTTGCAGCGGTTGCCACCCAACATCCAGAGAAGGTGGATGAACTCTACACGACCCTTGGAACGCTGGTGCACAATGACGGTAACGGTGGCCGCAAGGGGTTCGGCGGTTACGACGAGCTGATCCCGGTTGCGTTGGAAAAAGTCGGTTTGCCTGCGGCATTGGCTGAGGTGGCGAACACCGAGGAATGGGATGATGCCCTGCGCGAATTCCACCAAGGCGCGATGGATGAGGTGGGCGATGAGGTTGGCACCCCGGTAGTTAAGCTCGGGGACACAGCCTTCTTCGGCCCGGTCCTCACCCGCATTCCACGAGGCGAAGAAGCTGGCCGGATTTTTGATGGTGCGTTTGCTCTCGCAGGGCACCCGCATTTCTTCGAACTAAAACGCACCAGGACCGAAAAACCGCAGTTTGATTAG
- a CDS encoding globin, whose product MTFYDAVGGEATFNRIVHEFYQRMRADDLIGPMYPDDDWEGAEDRLRWFLAQYWGGPQTFSEQRGHPRLRMRHNRFPIGVAEAKRWLEIMQASLDTIPESDLSDEHRAAMWDHMVRVADMLINRAD is encoded by the coding sequence ATGACCTTCTATGATGCCGTGGGTGGCGAAGCCACCTTCAACAGAATCGTCCACGAGTTCTACCAGCGCATGCGGGCCGACGACCTCATCGGCCCCATGTACCCGGACGATGATTGGGAGGGCGCCGAGGACCGGCTCCGCTGGTTCCTTGCCCAATACTGGGGCGGCCCCCAGACCTTCTCGGAGCAGCGCGGCCACCCGCGGCTACGTATGCGCCACAACCGATTCCCCATCGGTGTGGCAGAGGCGAAGCGGTGGCTGGAGATCATGCAGGCGTCCCTCGATACCATCCCAGAATCAGACCTCAGCGACGAGCACCGCGCCGCCATGTGGGATCACATGGTGCGCGTTGCCGACATGCTGATTAACAGGGCGGACTAA
- a CDS encoding HNH endonuclease family protein encodes MRRIAASLIAVFCLTSCTSTEGPTEYAAASAPQPVASASNASLDLLNSLPVKGRAPKTGYARDKFRHWDDDVTVELGHNGCDTRNDILQRDLVEETFKPRTHNCVVLTGVLHDPYTGTDINFVRGPHSSDVQIDHVVSLSNAWQTGAQQLNDDQRRNFANDPLNLLAVSGPANQQKGDGDAATWLPANKAFRCDYVTRQVQVKAKYQLWVTAPEKEAISRILANCG; translated from the coding sequence GTGCGCCGTATCGCGGCCAGCCTGATAGCTGTTTTTTGCCTCACCAGCTGTACCAGCACAGAGGGGCCGACGGAATATGCGGCAGCTTCGGCACCACAGCCGGTGGCGTCGGCAAGCAATGCGAGCTTGGACTTGCTCAATTCCTTGCCCGTGAAGGGACGCGCACCGAAAACTGGTTACGCACGCGATAAGTTCCGGCATTGGGATGACGACGTGACGGTGGAGCTGGGACACAACGGGTGCGATACTCGCAATGACATTCTGCAGCGCGACCTCGTTGAGGAAACCTTCAAACCGCGCACCCACAACTGCGTGGTGCTCACCGGGGTGCTGCACGACCCGTACACCGGAACCGACATCAACTTTGTGCGCGGCCCACATTCCTCGGACGTCCAGATAGACCATGTGGTGTCGCTATCGAATGCGTGGCAGACGGGGGCGCAGCAGCTTAACGACGACCAGCGCCGCAATTTCGCAAACGACCCGCTGAATCTGTTGGCTGTTTCCGGTCCGGCCAATCAACAAAAAGGCGATGGCGACGCGGCCACCTGGCTGCCGGCGAACAAAGCATTTCGCTGCGACTACGTCACTCGCCAGGTTCAGGTGAAGGCCAAATACCAGCTGTGGGTCACTGCCCCGGAAAAGGAAGCGATCTCAAGAATCCTCGCAAACTGTGGCTAA
- a CDS encoding lipoprotein LpqH — protein MATPRPLRALTAIPLLFFALTACATNEEKVATNLEKQDPAPVAPANTTQSQQSTGSAFLNGYQVLPSGTPAVCATHGETTTIILGEMPAKNAASVIIDGQGVQTLSISDAEDAVEITNHAIPVELTRADGVTTVSGTAEGTRVIGNQSQRLDMTFVITAACA, from the coding sequence ATGGCCACACCACGTCCTCTTCGCGCGCTCACCGCGATTCCGCTCTTGTTTTTCGCCCTCACGGCCTGCGCTACCAACGAAGAAAAAGTGGCCACTAACCTGGAGAAACAAGATCCGGCACCTGTCGCACCTGCAAACACGACGCAAAGTCAACAGTCCACAGGGTCTGCTTTCCTTAACGGCTACCAGGTCCTCCCTTCGGGTACCCCCGCTGTATGCGCAACCCATGGCGAAACCACGACCATCATCCTGGGCGAAATGCCCGCCAAAAACGCTGCGAGTGTGATCATTGACGGCCAAGGAGTGCAAACTCTTTCGATCTCCGATGCGGAAGACGCCGTCGAGATCACCAATCACGCCATCCCTGTGGAGTTGACGCGCGCGGACGGCGTAACCACGGTGTCCGGCACGGCCGAAGGAACCCGCGTGATTGGCAACCAATCCCAGCGTTTGGATATGACCTTCGTCATCACTGCTGCATGCGCTTAA
- the pepN gene encoding aminopeptidase N, whose translation MTSINLTRDEANRRSELLKVSHYDVDLDLTTSEDTFESRTTVTFSVLQPGDTFIDLRADRVAATLNGAVLEADYSPENGLALTGLTPGEYTLVVDATIPYSHTGQGLHRFVDPADNQPYLYTQFETADAKRMFACFDQPDQKATYRISGLTPKDWKFITNAETAVETEGEFLRHTASVDYLLSTYLVAVCAGPYHEVRDTWRGTLTHHPETPADQPRELEIPLGIFCRASIASSLDAERLFEQTKQGFDWYHRNFGYAYPFGKYDQLFVPEFNMGAMENAGCVTFRDEYVFTSKVTRYRYERRCDTVLHEMAHMWFGDLVTMQWWDDLWLNESFATWSAAISQAEETEFDTAWVTFANIEKSWAYQQDQLPSTHPIFADATDIETVEANFDGITYAKGSSVLKQLQAYVGREAFLAGVRQHFANHAFDNATFDDLLGAFEKASGRDLSTWADQWLKTTGINKLSPVFEVADGAYTSFAVEQSGAQPGAGELRTHRIAVGLYSLVDGAVQRTHRVEIDVDGASTSVPELVGLPAADLVLVNDDDLTYCLMGLDAGSLEFVRDNIARITDPMPRTLCWSAAWEMTRAGEMKARDFVALVAAGAATETEIAVLERILQQATTAVTSYADPDWAAEHGNNLLAELLLSGVHAAAPGSDFQLAFAQALAKVRPNDAALDYFRGILAGTAPAGLDIDADLRWWALTALIAAGEVDEPLTEIAAMRASDPSASGQNSAWRAEAAINTAANKADIFAKLLDLDHPLSNLDTRHKLEGLTFAGAAANLEQFNSEYYARAAAFWDGASSEVARATLTGLFPAWDISEAGLARADEFLATNLVPGLERVVSEARDRIARALRLRSIDAVS comes from the coding sequence ATGACTTCTATCAATCTCACGCGCGACGAAGCTAACCGACGCTCCGAGCTGCTGAAAGTCTCCCACTACGACGTCGATCTCGACCTCACCACCAGCGAGGACACCTTCGAATCCCGCACCACCGTCACCTTCTCGGTGCTGCAACCGGGCGATACCTTCATTGACTTGCGCGCCGACCGCGTCGCTGCCACCCTCAACGGCGCTGTGCTTGAGGCCGACTACTCCCCAGAGAACGGCCTGGCTCTCACGGGCCTTACTCCAGGCGAGTACACCCTGGTTGTTGACGCCACCATTCCCTACTCCCACACCGGTCAAGGCCTGCACCGTTTCGTGGATCCTGCAGACAATCAGCCCTACCTCTACACCCAATTCGAAACCGCGGACGCAAAGCGCATGTTCGCGTGCTTCGACCAGCCTGATCAGAAAGCCACCTACCGTATCTCCGGGCTGACCCCGAAGGACTGGAAGTTCATCACCAACGCTGAAACCGCTGTCGAAACCGAAGGTGAGTTCCTGCGTCATACTGCTTCCGTCGATTACTTGCTGTCGACATATCTCGTCGCGGTCTGCGCTGGGCCATACCATGAGGTGCGCGACACCTGGCGCGGCACACTCACCCACCACCCAGAAACCCCAGCTGACCAGCCCCGTGAGCTAGAAATCCCCCTTGGTATTTTCTGCCGCGCCTCCATCGCTTCCTCGCTGGATGCCGAGCGACTGTTTGAACAAACCAAACAGGGCTTTGACTGGTACCACCGCAACTTCGGCTACGCCTACCCCTTTGGCAAGTACGACCAGCTGTTCGTCCCAGAATTCAACATGGGAGCCATGGAAAACGCAGGCTGCGTCACTTTCCGCGACGAGTACGTCTTCACCTCCAAGGTCACCCGCTACCGCTACGAACGTCGCTGCGACACCGTCCTGCATGAGATGGCGCACATGTGGTTCGGCGACCTGGTCACCATGCAATGGTGGGATGATCTGTGGCTCAACGAGTCCTTCGCCACCTGGTCCGCGGCCATCTCGCAGGCGGAGGAAACGGAGTTCGACACCGCATGGGTCACCTTCGCGAACATCGAAAAGTCATGGGCCTACCAGCAGGATCAGCTGCCATCCACGCACCCGATCTTCGCGGACGCCACCGACATCGAAACAGTCGAAGCCAACTTCGACGGCATCACCTACGCAAAGGGCTCTTCGGTACTCAAGCAACTCCAGGCCTACGTAGGCCGTGAGGCATTCCTCGCAGGTGTCCGCCAGCACTTCGCCAACCACGCGTTTGACAACGCCACCTTCGACGATCTACTCGGCGCCTTTGAAAAAGCTTCCGGGCGCGACCTGTCCACCTGGGCTGATCAGTGGCTCAAGACCACGGGCATCAACAAACTGTCGCCGGTGTTTGAGGTTGCCGACGGCGCATACACCTCCTTCGCTGTTGAGCAGTCCGGCGCCCAGCCCGGCGCGGGCGAGCTGCGCACTCACCGCATCGCCGTCGGGCTGTACTCGCTTGTCGACGGCGCAGTCCAACGCACCCATCGAGTAGAAATCGATGTGGACGGCGCCTCTACCTCGGTTCCTGAGCTGGTCGGCCTGCCGGCCGCTGACCTCGTGTTGGTCAATGACGACGACCTCACCTACTGCCTCATGGGACTCGACGCAGGTTCCCTCGAGTTCGTTCGCGACAACATCGCCCGCATCACCGACCCGATGCCGCGCACCCTCTGCTGGTCCGCCGCGTGGGAGATGACCCGCGCCGGAGAAATGAAAGCCCGTGACTTCGTAGCGCTGGTTGCCGCCGGTGCCGCCACCGAAACCGAGATCGCCGTGTTGGAGCGTATCTTGCAGCAAGCCACCACCGCCGTCACGTCCTATGCTGACCCGGACTGGGCTGCTGAGCACGGCAACAACCTGCTGGCTGAGCTGCTTCTTTCCGGAGTTCATGCCGCAGCCCCAGGGTCAGACTTCCAGCTTGCGTTCGCACAGGCCCTGGCAAAGGTACGCCCGAATGACGCAGCCCTGGACTACTTCCGTGGTATCTTGGCCGGCACCGCGCCAGCAGGACTAGATATTGACGCTGACCTGCGCTGGTGGGCACTGACCGCCCTCATCGCAGCGGGCGAAGTGGATGAACCACTCACCGAGATTGCCGCCATGCGCGCTTCCGACCCATCTGCCAGCGGACAAAACTCCGCATGGCGCGCAGAAGCTGCCATCAATACGGCAGCCAACAAGGCAGACATCTTTGCCAAGCTGCTCGATCTCGACCATCCGCTTTCCAACCTGGACACGCGCCACAAGCTTGAAGGCCTTACCTTCGCGGGCGCTGCCGCCAATCTGGAGCAGTTCAACTCCGAGTACTACGCACGCGCCGCTGCCTTCTGGGACGGCGCCTCCTCCGAGGTCGCTCGTGCCACCCTCACCGGACTGTTCCCTGCATGGGATATCTCCGAGGCGGGTCTAGCTCGCGCTGACGAATTCTTGGCGACGAACCTCGTTCCTGGGCTGGAACGCGTTGTGTCGGAAGCACGCGACCGCATCGCCCGAGCACTGCGGCTGCGCAGCATTGACGCTGTCTCCTAA
- the ettA gene encoding energy-dependent translational throttle protein EttA — protein sequence MGEFIYTMKNVRKAHGDKVILDNVTMAFYPGAKIGVVGPNGAGKSSILKIMAGIDQPSNGEAFLDPGATVGILLQEPPLNEEKTVRENVEEGLGEIFEKKQRFEQIAEEMATNYTDELMEEMGKLQEELDAADAWEIDSKIEQAMEALRCPPSDEPVTHLSGGERRRVALAKLLLSEPDLLLLDEPTNHLDAESVLWLEKHLADYKGAVLAVTHDRYFLDHVAGWICEVDRGKLYPYEGNYSTYLEKKAERLEVAGKKDQKLQKRLKEELAWVRSGAKARQAKNKARLDRYEEMVAEAEKYKKLDFEEIQIPTPPRLGNQVVEVKNLEKGFDGSVLIKDLSFTLPRNGIVGVIGPNGVGKSTLFKTIVGLEEPDAGDVKIGQTVKLSYVDQGRENIDPEKTVWEVVSDGLDYIIVGQNEMPSRAYLSAFGFKGPDQQKPSKVLSGGERNRLNLALTLKQGGNLILLDEPTNDLDVETLSSLENALQNFPGCAVVISHDRWFLDRTCTHILAWEGNVAEGQWFWFEGNFEDYEKNKVERLGAEAARPSRVTHRKLTR from the coding sequence TTGGGCGAGTTCATCTACACGATGAAGAATGTGCGTAAGGCGCACGGCGATAAGGTCATTCTGGATAACGTCACCATGGCGTTCTACCCGGGCGCCAAGATCGGTGTCGTGGGCCCGAACGGCGCTGGTAAGTCGTCGATCCTGAAGATCATGGCGGGCATTGACCAGCCATCCAACGGTGAAGCATTCCTGGACCCAGGTGCCACCGTGGGCATCCTGCTGCAGGAGCCGCCACTGAACGAAGAAAAGACCGTTCGCGAGAACGTGGAAGAAGGCTTGGGTGAGATCTTCGAGAAGAAGCAGCGCTTCGAGCAGATCGCCGAAGAAATGGCGACCAACTACACCGACGAGCTCATGGAAGAAATGGGCAAGTTGCAGGAGGAGCTCGACGCAGCTGACGCATGGGAGATCGACTCCAAGATCGAACAGGCCATGGAAGCACTGCGCTGCCCACCGTCTGACGAACCAGTCACCCACCTGTCCGGTGGTGAACGGCGTCGTGTAGCGCTGGCGAAGCTGCTGCTGTCCGAACCAGACTTGCTGCTTCTCGACGAGCCGACCAACCACCTGGACGCTGAGTCGGTGCTGTGGCTGGAAAAACACCTCGCGGACTACAAGGGCGCGGTCCTGGCCGTCACCCACGACCGTTACTTCCTGGACCACGTTGCCGGCTGGATCTGTGAAGTGGACCGCGGCAAGCTGTACCCATACGAGGGCAACTACTCCACCTACCTGGAGAAGAAGGCAGAGCGCCTCGAAGTTGCTGGCAAGAAGGACCAGAAGCTGCAAAAGCGCCTGAAAGAAGAACTCGCCTGGGTTCGTTCCGGCGCGAAGGCACGTCAGGCAAAGAACAAGGCCCGTCTGGACCGCTACGAAGAAATGGTCGCCGAGGCCGAGAAGTACAAGAAGCTCGACTTCGAAGAAATCCAGATCCCAACCCCACCACGCCTGGGTAACCAGGTTGTGGAGGTGAAGAACTTGGAGAAGGGCTTTGACGGGAGCGTCCTGATTAAGGACCTGTCGTTCACCCTGCCTCGAAATGGCATCGTGGGCGTTATCGGGCCGAACGGTGTGGGCAAGTCCACCCTGTTTAAAACCATCGTGGGGCTGGAAGAACCTGACGCAGGCGACGTGAAAATCGGTCAGACCGTCAAGCTGTCCTACGTGGACCAGGGCCGCGAAAACATTGATCCGGAAAAGACCGTGTGGGAAGTTGTGTCCGACGGCCTGGACTACATCATCGTCGGTCAGAACGAAATGCCATCCCGCGCCTACCTGTCCGCCTTTGGCTTCAAGGGGCCAGACCAGCAGAAGCCATCCAAGGTCCTCTCCGGTGGTGAGCGTAACCGCCTCAACCTGGCGCTAACCCTCAAGCAGGGCGGCAACCTGATCCTCCTCGACGAGCCGACCAACGACCTTGACGTGGAAACCCTGTCCTCTCTGGAAAACGCTCTCCAGAACTTCCCGGGCTGCGCTGTGGTCATTTCTCACGACCGTTGGTTCCTCGACCGCACCTGTACCCACATCCTCGCGTGGGAAGGTAACGTCGCCGAAGGCCAGTGGTTCTGGTTCGAAGGAAACTTCGAAGACTACGAGAAGAACAAGGTGGAACGCCTCGGAGCGGAAGCCGCCCGGCCATCCCGCGTGACTCACCGCAAGCTGACTCGCTAA
- a CDS encoding acyl-CoA thioesterase, translating into MTDAQGNRLLSGPVHTTKIPVRWGDFDRFGHINNASYIEIAQEARAVFAMEEFVERGHAMPAAFVRSMKIDYLSAIMPDTMEVMVETQVVRIGRTSFTTVQQLKDRHGSLACVVECVQITVDLKTGKPRPIEDFERKVLASVSTPEAALGSGENEENEDGED; encoded by the coding sequence ATGACCGACGCGCAGGGAAATCGGCTGCTTTCTGGCCCCGTGCACACGACGAAGATTCCGGTACGATGGGGCGATTTTGATCGTTTTGGGCACATCAACAACGCTTCTTACATTGAGATTGCGCAGGAAGCACGTGCGGTTTTCGCGATGGAGGAGTTTGTTGAGCGCGGTCACGCTATGCCCGCAGCTTTTGTGCGTTCGATGAAGATCGATTACTTGAGTGCAATCATGCCGGACACGATGGAAGTGATGGTTGAGACTCAGGTTGTTCGGATCGGCCGTACGTCGTTCACCACGGTGCAGCAGCTGAAGGACCGCCATGGCTCGTTGGCGTGCGTGGTGGAGTGTGTGCAGATCACTGTGGATCTTAAGACGGGCAAACCTCGTCCCATTGAGGATTTTGAGCGCAAGGTTCTCGCTAGCGTGTCTACGCCGGAGGCCGCCCTCGGGTCCGGCGAAAATGAAGAAAACGAAGACGGCGAAGATTAG
- a CDS encoding mechanosensitive ion channel family protein: MISSVSTWWDNPTTQLWLVDRPIQIAFILVLALVANWALRRVVRKLTQRIIDTPPRLPTLGPLRSEEKPAADPTDPRRESRIRTLGAVATSALSLFVWLWAIIAILDEIGVNVAPIIASAGVVGVALGFGAQSLVKDFLSGIFMLVEDQYGVGDTIDVGELTGTVEDVSLRLTTLRDIDGTVWFVRNGEILRIGNFSQGYAVARIDVPLALDNDVAVAKETILKAATAAAEEADLATDILDSPVVDGVNAIKFDHMTVRVRVKTKPGMQWSVQREMLARIVPALSAAGIKPPYHYLPQLKDRT, encoded by the coding sequence ATGATTTCGTCAGTATCCACATGGTGGGATAACCCGACTACCCAGTTGTGGTTAGTAGACCGCCCTATCCAGATTGCGTTCATCTTGGTGTTGGCCCTGGTGGCCAACTGGGCGCTGCGCCGAGTGGTACGCAAGTTAACGCAACGCATCATTGACACGCCACCGCGCTTGCCGACGCTCGGTCCGTTGCGTTCCGAAGAAAAACCGGCAGCGGATCCCACCGATCCGCGTCGGGAATCGCGCATCCGCACGCTCGGAGCAGTAGCGACCTCCGCATTGTCGCTATTCGTGTGGCTCTGGGCCATCATCGCGATTCTGGATGAAATCGGAGTCAATGTTGCCCCGATTATCGCCTCCGCTGGTGTGGTCGGTGTGGCGTTGGGCTTTGGCGCGCAATCCTTGGTGAAGGACTTCCTTTCCGGAATCTTCATGCTGGTCGAAGATCAGTATGGCGTAGGCGACACGATCGATGTCGGCGAGCTTACCGGCACCGTGGAAGATGTCAGTCTTCGGCTCACCACGCTACGCGACATCGACGGCACGGTGTGGTTCGTGCGAAACGGTGAGATCCTGCGCATCGGTAACTTCAGCCAGGGCTACGCCGTAGCGCGTATCGACGTACCCCTTGCCCTCGACAACGATGTCGCCGTAGCGAAGGAAACCATCCTTAAGGCCGCCACCGCAGCGGCTGAGGAAGCCGATTTGGCAACGGACATCCTCGACTCCCCGGTGGTCGATGGAGTGAACGCGATAAAGTTTGACCACATGACTGTCCGAGTGCGAGTAAAAACGAAACCAGGAATGCAATGGTCCGTGCAGCGCGAAATGCTCGCCCGCATTGTCCCAGCCCTCAGCGCAGCGGGAATCAAACCGCCCTACCACTATCTTCCGCAACTGAAAGACCGCACATGA